Genomic DNA from Streptacidiphilus rugosus AM-16:
GGAGGAGAAGTCGAGGTAGCGCTTGCCCTCGAAGTCCCAGAAGTACGAGCCCTCGGCCCCGGCGACGGCGAGAGGGTCGATCAGGGACTGCGCGGACCACGAGTGGAAGACGTGGGCACGGTCGGCAGCCTTGACCGCCTGTCCGGCTGCGGGGTCTGGGGAGATCGTCATGCGCACCAGCGTATTTTCGGCCTGCCGGCCCCCGGTACCGACAGCCTGTCTGGCGATCCGAGGGCAGGGCGACAGCCTGTCAGCCCATTGTGTCGACGGACATGGCGTAGAGCAGGAACGGAGTCTTCTCGCCGTGGCGGTCGTAGACGGCGCGGGCCCGGTAGTTGTCCTCGGCCGTGTTCCAGCGGATCTGGTACCAGCCGCGGTCGCGGCCGATCCGGCGGAGCTCCGCCAGGAGCGCGTCCACGGTGCCGCCGCCCCGGTGGGCCGGGTCGACGAAGAGGTCGTGCAGGAAACCGCGGGTACCGCGCAGCGGGGAGTGGTCGGGAGCGAAGTGGGCCAGCCCGATGGGCGTGCCGTCAGCGGCGCGTGCCAGCAGGCACTCGGTGGGGTGGTTTGCGTCGTGGATCCAGGCCCAGGACTCGGCGAGCCGCTCCTCGGTCAGTTCGACGTGGTAGAACTCGGCGTAGCCGATGAACAGCTCGCGCCAGCGCGGGCGGTCGGCCTCGGTGGGCGCGGAGATGACGATGTCCGACATGGTGATGCCTCCCCCTCAGCCCTTGGCGAGTCGTTCGGTCAGCCGGGCCCTGGCGGCCGGCCACTCGTCGACGTTCATGCCGAAGTAGACGCTGTCGCGCCAGCTCCCGTCGCCGCGCTGCACCTGTCGCCGCAGCACGCCCTCGCGCCGGGCGCCCAGGCGGGCGATGGCGTTCTGCGAGCGCTCGTTGTTGATGTCCGTCTTCCACTGGACCCGCCCGTAGCCGAGGTCCTCGAAGGCGTGGGTCAGCAGCAGCAGCTTGGCCTCGGTGTTGGCCCCCGTGCGCCAGTGGGTGCGGGCGTACCAGGTCCAGCCGATCTCCAGACGCTCGTGCTCCTCCTGGATGTCGAGGTAGGTGGTCCAGCCGACGGGCTGCTCCGTGGCCAGATCCACCACCACGAAGGCGAGGTAGCGGTCCGGGCCGTTGAGCAGCGTGTCGGCGTACCCGGCCAGGTCCTCGACACTGCGCGGGTAGGGGCGGATCCAGCGGAAGACCTCCGCCGCGTCCGCGCCCAGCGCCGCGTAGAGCGCGGGGACGTGATCGAGAGTGAGCGGCTCCAGTCGGACGTGGCGTCCGGTGAGCACGACGGGCAGCGGGGGCTTCGCGGTCATGATCGAACGGTAGCCGCTTTTTGCACTAGCAGCAATCGAGTTCTGCACTAGTGCAATGTGCTGGGTGGGTTCGCGAACCGGGCATGCGAAAGGCCCCCGCCCGGTGGGGGCGAGGGCCTCTGCGCGACGGTGAGAGCCGCGGACTAGTCCAGCAGCGAGTGCACCTGGATCGTCTCGGTGCGGCCGGGGCCGACGCCGATGGCGGAGATGCGGCAGCGGGAGAGTTCCTCCAGCGCCTTGACGTAGTCCTGCGCGTTCTTCGGGAGGTCATCGAAGGTCTGCGCCTTGGTGATGTCCTCGGACCAGCCGGGCAGCTTCTCGTAGATCGGCGTCGCGTGGTGGAAGTCGCTCTGCGAGTGGGGCACCTCGTCGACGCGCTTGCCGTCGACCTCGTACGCGACGCAGACCGGGATCTCCTCCCAGCCGGTCAGCACGTCCAGCTTGGTGAGGAAGATGTCCGTCAGGCCGTTGATCCGGGTCGCGTAGCGCGCGATCGGGGCGTCGAACCAGCCGCAGCGGCGGTCACGGCCGGTGGTCACGCCGCGCTCGCCGCCGATGCGGCGCAGCGCCTCGCCGTCCGCGTCGAAGAGCTCGGTCGGGAACGGGCCGGAGCCGACGCGGGTGGTGTAGGCCTTGAGGATGCCGATCACGCGGTCGATCTTGGTCGGGCCGATGCCGGAACCGGTGCAGGCGCCGCCCGAGGTCGGGTTCGACGAGGTGACGAAGGGATACGTCCCGTGGTCCACGTCCAGCAGCGTGCCCTGGCCGCCCTCCATGAGCACGACCTTGCCCTGCTCCAGGGCGTCGTTGAGGATCAGCGCCGTGTCGGCCACGAAGGGGCGCAGCTTCTCGGCGTAGCCGAGGTACTCCTCCAGCACCAGGTCGGCCGGGATCGCCCGACGGTTGTAGAGCTTGACCAGAATCTGGTTCTTGTCGTTCAGCGCAGCGTCGATCTTCTGGCGCAGGATGCTCTCGTCGAAGAGGTCCTGGACCCGGATGCCGATGCGGTTGATCTTGTCGGCGTAGGCGGGGCCGATGCCGCGACCGGTGGTGCCGATCTTGCGCTTGCCCAGGAACCGCTCGGAGACCTTGTCCAGGGTCCGGTGGTACGGGGTGATCAGATGCGCGTTGCCGGAGATCAGCAGCTTGGAGGTGTCCACGCCCCGGTCCTGCAGGCCGGCGAGCTCGGAGAGGAGCACGGCCGGGTCGATCACGACACCGTTGCCGATCACCGGGACGCAGTTCGGGCTGAGGATGCCGGACGGGAGAAGGTGCAGGGCGTATTTCTGATCGCCTACGACCACCGTGTGACCGGCGTTGTTGCCGCCCTGATAGCGGACCACGTAGTCGACAGAGCCGCCGAGAAGGTCAGTCGCCTTCCCCTTGCCCTCGTCTCCCCACTGAGCGCCGACCAGCACGAGTGCGGGCACAGGCGTACACCCCTTTCGGGCGGGGCAAAACACACGGCGGAAGGTCGCCGCACTGGCCCCGGATAGACCAAGCCCCTGGCGCAAAAGCGCAAGGGGCTCTTACACCGAGAGATTACCCGAGGAAGGACCACGGTGTCGGCTGAGCGTTCGGTGGGCGAGCCCGTGTTGGTCCTGGTATCCCCCACGGCGCTGGCTCTGGACGGCGAGTCGGTGCGGGTGGCCAGGGACGTGCTGGGGGCCGCGCTGGCGATGAAGGCGGTCGTGCCGGAGAGCCTGCTCGACCTGGAACGTCTGCTGGCCAGACGTGGCCGTCGCCGACCGGTAGTGATCGGTGACGACCGGTCCCTGCGACAGGTCGTCCAACTCCTCCACCAGCAGGCGACGCTGGCCGCGGCGCCGGTCGGCATGATCCCGGTGGGCCGCGGCCACGGGGTCGAGCTGGCCCGCGCGCTGGGCGCGGAGACCCGTCCGGTCCAGGCCGCGCGGGCGATCGTGAACGGCGCGGACCGGCGGCTCGATCTGCTGGTCGACGAGGACGGCGGAGTGGTGCTGGGAGCGGTCCACATCCCCGGGGGGCGTTCGCCCAGGGCGAACAAGGTGGCGTCCGCCTGGTGGACAGGTATCAGCCGACGGGTCACCCACGCGCTGGCGCCCCCGGCGGACCGGGAACCGACGCCGCCGCCGCTGCGCGTCGAGGCGGACGGCCAGGTCCTCGCGGACCCGACCCACCCGATGCGGGCGCTGGCGCTGCGCAGCGCGTCGGGCAGTGCGGAGTTGCGGATCAACGCGCGGCGTGGGAGGGGCGCGCCGATGATGGTCCAGGCCCAACGGGTCACGGTCGGCGGCCGGCTCTTCACCTACGAGGCGGACCACGCACTGAGCGCGCCGGTCCACGAACGCACCTGGACGGTGGAGCCGTCCGCGTGGTCGCTCCGCGTTCCGGCCTAGAGCAAGCTGCAACCTCCTCAGGGGCGCGGGGAACTGACCCTTGGCCGTGAGGTGTCGCGCCACGCGCCGGAGGCGCAGATCAGCAGAGCCCCGCGCCCCTGGGGTGACTGCAACTACCCCTGGCCGGAGACGTGCAGGACGCCGTTGGACTCCGTCACGGCGAAGCGGGGGAGGGGCTGGGTGGCCGGGCCCTGGAGGACCGCGCCGGTGGTGGCGTCGAACTTGGAGGAGTGGCAGGGGCAGACGAAGGCGCCGTCCTTCGGGGGGAGGACCGTGCAGCCGGCGTGGGTGCACGCGCTGGAGAAGGCGCAGTAGGTGCCGGCCTTCGGCTGGACGACGTAGACCGGGTCGGTCGCTCCCGGGACGTTCATCCGGACCGCGCCGCCCACCGGCACCTTCGACGTGGCCACCGTCGCTCCGCTCGAGACCGGGGCGGACGTCGGGGCGGACGTGGGCGCGGATGCCGTCGTCCGGCGACGGTTGCGCGCGGTCCAGGAGCCGGTGAGGAGGCCCACGCCCGCCAGGGCGAGCGTCGCCGCGCCGGCCTCGGTCAGGGCGCGGCGACGGTCCGACGTGGCGGGCTCCGCGCGGCGGCGGGAGAGCCACGCGTCCAGGGAGAGCGTCGGGGCGCCCGCGGCCACCAGCGGTGTCCACGCCGCGAGGTAGGCGAGGTCGTTCCCGAGGAAGTACGGCGAGGTGCGCCAGCTGACCGTGAGGAACAGCATCAGGCTCAGCGCCGCGCCGCCCGCGGCGGCGAGCCGCGCCCAGAGGCCGAGCAGCGTGCCGAGGCCGACCGCGAGCTCGCCGAAGGCCAGCGCCGTGCCGGTCGCCGTCGGGGCGTGTTCGGCCAGCCGCAGCAGCGGTGCCGCCGGGCTGTGGGCCGCCAGCGACGCCTGCAGCTGGGAGAGGTAGGAGGCCGGATCCGCCGCCCCCGCGAGATAGTGCGGGTCGGCCAGCTTGTCCAGCCCGGCGTAACAGAAGGTCACCCCGAGGAAGAGCCGCAGCGGCAGCAGGGCGTGACGGGAGATCAGGTCGCGGAAGCTCATCATCGGTCTCAATCCGCCGTGCCGCTGCCCGGAGCGGCCGTCCGGCACAGGTCACGGGCCTCCCCCGCGAGCTGCGGGCAGAGGCGGGTCCGGGCAGACGTGTCGTGGTAGTTGACGTTCCAGTAGCTGACCAGACCGGCCACGCAGATCTGACGCTGCCCGTCCCGCGGCGCGGCCATGCACTGCGCCGCGTCCCAGACCGGGCGTTCCAGGTTGTACTTCATGATCCTGGAGCCCGTCCCCTTGGTGCAGGAGTCCCGGCCGTCCTGGTCCGGTGCACCCAGGCACCAGCGCAGGGACTGCCCGAAGGCCTCCTGGTGGTGGACGTAGTCGTGGGTCTGCAGGAAGTAGATCGGTGCGTAGAAGTAGCAGGCGCTCCGGAACACGCTCGGCTGTTCCGGACAGGGATAGAGGGGTTCGGCGGCCAGCTGTGCGGCGGGGAGCTTGGCCAGCGCGGTCGGGTCGTCCTCGTCCGGCTCGAAGAGCTGCATGAAGATGCCCTCGGCGCAGGAGCCGATCTGGCCCCGGTCGCCGAAGCGGTCGCAGAGCTGCTCCGCCTTGGCGACGTCCAGGTGCGAGACGAACATCGCGCCGTGGCCGATGCCGTGGAGGCAGGAGCCGGTCGGCGAGGGGCCGCAGAGGCGGGTCACGTCCCGCTCGGGGTCGGCGCTCTGGGCGAGCTTCTCCTCCATGATTCCGTGCAGGTAGCCGGAGCCGCAGACGTCGTTGCTGTAGTTCAGCGCCTGGGTGACGCTGCCGTGGTACTTCTCCAGCGCGGCATGTCCCAGGTCGTGCGCCACCGGGTGGCAGAAGTCGTTGACCTGCGGCTGGCTGACGGTGATCCGCTCCAGCTCGGCGAGCGCCCTCCCCGGGTCGGTCGCGTCCAGTTCGGCGACCAGGTGGTCCCGCAGCGTGCTGCGGGTCCAGGCGGCCGGCGTCACCGGGGCGGTGGCGGACGGCCGGGGGGTCGGCGGGACGGCGACGGGGAGGGCGTCCACGGACGTGGTCGCCACCGCGACGGTCCACGGCGTGGTCGCGACCGCCCACACGCCGGCGAGAAAGATGCCGAGCGCGGCAAGCAGTGCGAGTGGTCGGCCCACGATTCCCCCCGTGACGTTGGGTGCTGTGTACATCCACCCGGATGCGGATCACCACCCGATCGGTTGCGGGGGAACGATCCTGTCGTCAGACGGTGACATCCAGGGACTCGAGCCCTCTGATCACGTATCCGGGCTTCCAGCGCGGCTCCGACGCTAGGGCCAGATCGGGCGCGAGGCGCAGAAGCGCGCCGAAGGACTCCGCGAGCTCCAGCCGGGCCAGCGGCGCGCCCAGGCAGAAGTGGATGCCCGCGCCGAAGGTGATGTGCGGGTTGTCGGCGCGCCCGAGGTCGAGTCGGTCGGGGTCGGCGAAGCGTTCGGGGTCCCGGTTGGCGGAGCCGAAGAGCAGGGCGATCTCGCTGCCGCGCGGGATCAGCTGCCCGCCGACCTCGACGTCGTCCAGCACCCAGCGCTCGAACATCTGCAGCGGGGTGTCGTAGCGGAGCAGCTCCTCCACCGCCGTCGGCATCAGCGCCTCGGGTGCGGCCCGGAGCCGGTCGAGCTCGCCGGGGTTGCGGAACAGGGCCCACCAGCCGCTCGCCGTCGTGTTGACGGTGGCCTCGTGGCCGGCGTTCAGCAGCAGCACGCAGGTGGAGATCATCTCCTGCTCGCTGAGCCTGTCCCCGGCGTCCATCACCGCGATCAGTGCGCTGACCAGGTCCTCGCCGGGCCGGGCGCGGCGCTCGGCGATCAGTGCCCGCAGGTAGTCGGAGAACTCGACGCTGGCCCGCACGGCCCGCCGGGCGGTCTCCTCGGTCGGGTTGAGCTCGAACATGCCGGTGATGTCGGCCGACCAGGGGCGCAGCAGCCCGCGGTCCGCCTCGGGGACGCCCAGCATCTCGGCGATCACGGCCACCGGCAGCGGCTCGGCCACGGCGGCGACGAGGTCTCCGCCTCCGTCCGCCACCAGCCCGCCGGCCAGCTCCTCGGCCAGCCGCCGCACGGTCGGGCGCAGCGACTCGACCATGCGCGGGGTGAACGCCTTGCCGACCAGGCGCCGGATCCGGGTGTGGTCGGGGGCCTCCAGGTCGAGCAGGCCGTTGCCGTTCAGCACGTGGAACGGCTCGTGCTCGGGCGGCGGGGCCTGCCGCCCGAACTCCTCGTGGGTGAAACGGTGCAGGTAGGTACGGCCGAGCCGGCGGTCCCGCAGCAGGGCGTTGACGTCCTCGTAGCGGGAGACCAGCCACTGCCCGCTCGGCTCGTACCAGCTGACCGGCGCCTCGGCGCGGAGCCGCGCGTAGGCGTCGTAGGGGTGCGCCACGAACTCGGGCGACCAGGGATCGAACGCGGCGGCCCCGCTCGTGGCGCTCATGGTGCCCCGGCCCTTACTGCTTCAGCTCGGCGAAGGCCTCGGCGCTGCTGTCCTGGAGGAACTGCCAGCAGCGGGACGCCTCGTCGGTCTCCTTGATCGCGTCCGCGGCGCGGGCCAGCGCGGCGAGGCTGCGCAGGAAGCCGCGGTTCGGGCGGTGGCTCCACGGCACCGGGCCGTGGCCCTTCCAGCCGGCGCGGCGGAGCTGGTCGAGCCCGCGGTGGTAGCCGGTGCGCGCGAAGGCGTAGGACTCGACCACGCGGCCGGCGGTGAAGGACTCGTCGGCGAGCTGGGCCCAGGCCAGCGAGAAGGTCGGGAACTGCGCGGCGACGTCGGCCGCGGAGAAGCCGCCGTCCGCGAGCATGCCGTAGGGCTGTTCCTCCTCCGGCAGGAGGGTGGGCGCGGGTCCGCCGAGCAGGTTCTCGTGAAGGCTCATGCGTGCAGTCTGCCACGACGCCCGAAAGGCCCGGCGGAGTCGGCTGCGGACCCGGCGGTGGATTCGCCGGGCGGCTCCGCCGTGGCCCGGACCATGCCCGGCGGCCGGGTTCAGCCGCCCACGATGTCGTCGTAGACGCGGACCGCGTCGAGCGCGCCGTCGGGGCCGCGGTGGTAGACGCCGAGGCCCGGCTGCGGGGTCAGCCGGAAGTCGCCCCAGCTGAGCGCGTTGTACTCGACCGCGCAGCGGACGCCGTCGTCGACGACCGTGCAGATGTCCACGCCGATGCCGCCGACCGCGCCGAGGAAGGCGGCGAAGAACGGGCCGATGTCGTCGCGGCCGTGGTGGACGTAGGGGCCGCCGGAGGGCTCACGGAAGCTCGCGTCCTCCGCGAAGCAGTCGGCGACCGCGTCCGCGTCGGCGGCGGCGAGGGCGGCGAAGTAGGCGCCGACGCGGTCCGCGGGCAGCGCTTCGCCGCCGGGGAGGCGGGCCGGGCGCATCCGGTTGGTACCGGTCAGCGGCCAGCTGCTGGCGTGGACCCGCACCTCGACCCGCCGCCCGCTGTGCTCGATCACGGCCGCGACCGGTTGCGGCACGCGTTCGCCCGGGCCCCTGGGGTGGTCGAGCTCCAGCTCGGCCTCGACCACGGCCCTGCGGCCGACCATGATCCAGTCGAGCACCCGGGCCTTGGTCTTCCGCTGCTCCTGCCAGCGGGCCGAGGCTCCGAGCAGGTCGGCGACCGCGGCCCGGTCGGTGGTGAGGCCGCGCTCGGGCTCGTCGACGACCAGGTCGACGGGCCAGGGCGAGTCGGGGTCGGGTGGCTCGCCCGCGGCGAGCGATCTCAGGAAATCCACGCGGGCCGAGATCGAGGTATCGGCGGCGGGGTCCGCCGCGAGGAGGTCGGCAGCGGCGGCGGCGAAGTCGGGAATCCAGAACATGGAGAGTCACGGTAGGGCGCTCGTCCGGGCCTGCGGGAGAACTGCCGGGCAACTCGGCCCGACAAAGTCAGCTCAGTCTTCAGGCGGCGCTCGAGCGGGACTCAAGTGAAACTCGAGTTTTCTTCGTCCAGGAATGATCCAGCCCCATGTACACCTCACGAAGTATCGAAGCACCCCTATGGAGGCCTCGGGCTGGCGGGTACCGTCGGAGGCCTATCGACGGGGGAGGGTAGCGATGACCGAGCGATCCTGGACTCCTATGACTCCGGCAGCTGCCTTGGAATTCGCAGATTTCCTGAGCGATCTGATCTTCAGGTCCTTGCCCAGAAGTGACCAGCGAAGATGGGCACGGGTCTACCTGCAGGGCCTCGTCATAACCCCCGGAAAGAAGACCATCCGCAATATCGCCAGCGAATACGAGGGTCCGGTTGAACAGAGTCTCCAACAGTTCATCAGCAAGTCACCCTGGGAATGGTCTGCCGTCCGCCAGGATTTGGCTCGCTATGTCGAATCCCGCATCCCGCAGCGGTCCCAGGCCTGGGTGGTCCGCCCGCTCGTGATCGAGAAGGCCGGCAGTCATTCGGTCGGCGTGGCCCGGCAGTTCGTGACGGAGCTCGGCCGGGTGGCCAACTGCCAGCAGGCGGTGGGGATCTGGCTGACCTCGCCGGAGGCGAGCTTCCCGGTGGAGTGGAGCCTGGTGCTGCCGCGCCCCTGGAACACCGACCCGGGGCTGCGGCGCCGTGCCAGGATTCCCGAGGCGGCCGGGGTGCACACGCCGGAGCAGGCGGCGCTGAACGCGGTACGCCACATGATCGAGAAGTGGCGGCTGCCTCCGCGCCCGGTGGTGATGTCGCTCCAGAACGCCAACGAACTGGAGACGGTCGCCGCCTTCCACGCGCTGGACATCCCGTTCGTGTTCAAGGTGAGCGGCTCGCTGCCGATCACCACCGGCCACGAGTCCCGTGGGCATCTGGGCCAGGGGCGGACCAGGGCGCTCGACCTGATCAACCTCTGCCGTGCGCAGCGCCGCCCGGTGGAGTGGGACTGCCCACGCCGTGAGGAGCGGCGGGTCACCCCGCTGGTCGCGCAGGAGGTCCTGATCCAGTCCGGACAGCCGTCGTCGGCCCAGCCGTCGGCGGTGCCGCAGCAGGCCGGCGGCGGGGAGGGGGGTCCGATGCTGTTACTCGGCGCATGGTCGGGATCGGGCGAGCAACCGGACGAGTTCTGGCTGAGCAACATGAGCCAGACCTCTCCCGCGCACGTCTTCCGGCTGGCGAAGCTGGCGGAGCGGGTGGAGCGCGACTACGACGACATCCTCGAACCCATCGGCATCAGGGACTTTGAAGGCCGCTCCTTCCGCGGCTGGCACCACCACACCACCCTGGTCTCCGCGGCGCACGCGGTGATCGCGCTGGGCGCCCGCCAGGCGCTCGCGCCGGTGCCGCCGCCGACCTCGGCCTACCTCTACACCCCTGACCCGCGTCCGCGCTGGGTCGGCTCGGAGGGAGGGCACCACCGTGCTTGAGATCTCCGCGGAGCTGGACGGCTGGTACGCCGCCGAGCGGGAGTTCGCGCTGGCCACGGTGGTCCGGGTGACGGGCAGCGCGCCGCGCGGGGTGGGCGCCGCGCTGGCCGTCGACGAGTCCGGCACGGCGGTGGGAAGCGTCTCCGGCGGGTGCGTCGAGGGCGCCGTCTACGAGCAGTGCCAGGAGTCCCTGAGGACCGGCCGCAGCAGCCTGCAGCACTACGGCTACAGCGCGGAGGACGCGTTCGCGGTCGGGCTGACGTGCGGCGGCGAGCTGGACGTCCTGGTCACCCCGCTGCTGCACGGCTCGGCGCCGCGGGGTGTCCTCTCGGAGACGCTGGCCGTGCTGCGCGACGGCAGACTCGGCGCGCTGGCGCGCGTCGCGGCGGGGCCCGAGCTGCTGGTCGGCCGGGCCCTGCTGGTCCATGCGGACGGCGCTCAGCGGGGGACGCTGGGCGTCCCCTCGCTGGACCGCACGGCGGCGGCGGAGGCGCGGGCGCTGCTGGCCGCCGGGCAGACGGCGACGGTGGACATCGGCGTGCGCAGCAGTCGCTGCGGCGAGCCGGTGAGCCTGCTGGTGGAGACGAACACCCGCCCGCCGCGGCTGATCGTCTTCGGCGCGGTGGACTTCACGGCCGCGCTGGTCCGGCTGGGCGCCTACGCCGGCTTCGAGGTGACCGTCTGCGACGCGCGGCCGGTCTTCGCGACGGCGGCGAGGTTCCCCGAGGCGG
This window encodes:
- a CDS encoding GNAT family N-acetyltransferase, which gives rise to MTAKPPLPVVLTGRHVRLEPLTLDHVPALYAALGADAAEVFRWIRPYPRSVEDLAGYADTLLNGPDRYLAFVVVDLATEQPVGWTTYLDIQEEHERLEIGWTWYARTHWRTGANTEAKLLLLTHAFEDLGYGRVQWKTDINNERSQNAIARLGARREGVLRRQVQRGDGSWRDSVYFGMNVDEWPAARARLTERLAKG
- a CDS encoding DUF3151 domain-containing protein, giving the protein MSLHENLLGGPAPTLLPEEEQPYGMLADGGFSAADVAAQFPTFSLAWAQLADESFTAGRVVESYAFARTGYHRGLDQLRRAGWKGHGPVPWSHRPNRGFLRSLAALARAADAIKETDEASRCWQFLQDSSAEAFAELKQ
- a CDS encoding GNAT family N-acetyltransferase, with amino-acid sequence MSDIVISAPTEADRPRWRELFIGYAEFYHVELTEERLAESWAWIHDANHPTECLLARAADGTPIGLAHFAPDHSPLRGTRGFLHDLFVDPAHRGGGTVDALLAELRRIGRDRGWYQIRWNTAEDNYRARAVYDRHGEKTPFLLYAMSVDTMG
- a CDS encoding cytochrome P450 — encoded protein: MSATSGAAAFDPWSPEFVAHPYDAYARLRAEAPVSWYEPSGQWLVSRYEDVNALLRDRRLGRTYLHRFTHEEFGRQAPPPEHEPFHVLNGNGLLDLEAPDHTRIRRLVGKAFTPRMVESLRPTVRRLAEELAGGLVADGGGDLVAAVAEPLPVAVIAEMLGVPEADRGLLRPWSADITGMFELNPTEETARRAVRASVEFSDYLRALIAERRARPGEDLVSALIAVMDAGDRLSEQEMISTCVLLLNAGHEATVNTTASGWWALFRNPGELDRLRAAPEALMPTAVEELLRYDTPLQMFERWVLDDVEVGGQLIPRGSEIALLFGSANRDPERFADPDRLDLGRADNPHITFGAGIHFCLGAPLARLELAESFGALLRLAPDLALASEPRWKPGYVIRGLESLDVTV
- a CDS encoding Rieske (2Fe-2S) protein yields the protein MNVPGATDPVYVVQPKAGTYCAFSSACTHAGCTVLPPKDGAFVCPCHSSKFDATTGAVLQGPATQPLPRFAVTESNGVLHVSGQG
- a CDS encoding XdhC family protein; amino-acid sequence: MLEISAELDGWYAAEREFALATVVRVTGSAPRGVGAALAVDESGTAVGSVSGGCVEGAVYEQCQESLRTGRSSLQHYGYSAEDAFAVGLTCGGELDVLVTPLLHGSAPRGVLSETLAVLRDGRLGALARVAAGPELLVGRALLVHADGAQRGTLGVPSLDRTAAAEARALLAAGQTATVDIGVRSSRCGEPVSLLVETNTRPPRLIVFGAVDFTAALVRLGAYAGFEVTVCDARPVFATAARFPEAERVVVDWPHRYLAAEAEAGRLDGRTAVCVLTHDAKFDQPLLRLALRLPLAYVGAMGSWRTHHERITELREAGLTDAELGRLRSPIGLDLGGRTPQETALSITAEIIADRHGATGARLGASGRPIH
- a CDS encoding nuclear transport factor 2 family protein, which encodes MFWIPDFAAAAADLLAADPAADTSISARVDFLRSLAAGEPPDPDSPWPVDLVVDEPERGLTTDRAAVADLLGASARWQEQRKTKARVLDWIMVGRRAVVEAELELDHPRGPGERVPQPVAAVIEHSGRRVEVRVHASSWPLTGTNRMRPARLPGGEALPADRVGAYFAALAAADADAVADCFAEDASFREPSGGPYVHHGRDDIGPFFAAFLGAVGGIGVDICTVVDDGVRCAVEYNALSWGDFRLTPQPGLGVYHRGPDGALDAVRVYDDIVGG
- a CDS encoding diacylglycerol kinase family protein translates to MSAERSVGEPVLVLVSPTALALDGESVRVARDVLGAALAMKAVVPESLLDLERLLARRGRRRPVVIGDDRSLRQVVQLLHQQATLAAAPVGMIPVGRGHGVELARALGAETRPVQAARAIVNGADRRLDLLVDEDGGVVLGAVHIPGGRSPRANKVASAWWTGISRRVTHALAPPADREPTPPPLRVEADGQVLADPTHPMRALALRSASGSAELRINARRGRGAPMMVQAQRVTVGGRLFTYEADHALSAPVHERTWTVEPSAWSLRVPA
- a CDS encoding IS701 family transposase, which codes for MEFADFLSDLIFRSLPRSDQRRWARVYLQGLVITPGKKTIRNIASEYEGPVEQSLQQFISKSPWEWSAVRQDLARYVESRIPQRSQAWVVRPLVIEKAGSHSVGVARQFVTELGRVANCQQAVGIWLTSPEASFPVEWSLVLPRPWNTDPGLRRRARIPEAAGVHTPEQAALNAVRHMIEKWRLPPRPVVMSLQNANELETVAAFHALDIPFVFKVSGSLPITTGHESRGHLGQGRTRALDLINLCRAQRRPVEWDCPRREERRVTPLVAQEVLIQSGQPSSAQPSAVPQQAGGGEGGPMLLLGAWSGSGEQPDEFWLSNMSQTSPAHVFRLAKLAERVERDYDDILEPIGIRDFEGRSFRGWHHHTTLVSAAHAVIALGARQALAPVPPPTSAYLYTPDPRPRWVGSEGGHHRA
- a CDS encoding adenylosuccinate synthase, translated to MPALVLVGAQWGDEGKGKATDLLGGSVDYVVRYQGGNNAGHTVVVGDQKYALHLLPSGILSPNCVPVIGNGVVIDPAVLLSELAGLQDRGVDTSKLLISGNAHLITPYHRTLDKVSERFLGKRKIGTTGRGIGPAYADKINRIGIRVQDLFDESILRQKIDAALNDKNQILVKLYNRRAIPADLVLEEYLGYAEKLRPFVADTALILNDALEQGKVVLMEGGQGTLLDVDHGTYPFVTSSNPTSGGACTGSGIGPTKIDRVIGILKAYTTRVGSGPFPTELFDADGEALRRIGGERGVTTGRDRRCGWFDAPIARYATRINGLTDIFLTKLDVLTGWEEIPVCVAYEVDGKRVDEVPHSQSDFHHATPIYEKLPGWSEDITKAQTFDDLPKNAQDYVKALEELSRCRISAIGVGPGRTETIQVHSLLD